One Granulicella sp. 5B5 DNA window includes the following coding sequences:
- the pstC gene encoding phosphate ABC transporter permease subunit PstC — translation MSESNSIPMRQTVISSELRNAPDGDGPKAVTAPAEPSAIRQFLQNKSAGKLPDGAFSWLMLVCALSIFVIVLLIVFVLIRDSRLSIHAFGWKFFTGTVWDPVSGDFGALPFIYGTVVSSLLAIAMAVPLALLVAIFVLEICPNFLRGPISFLTELLAAIPSVVYGLWGVFVLVPLIRDQVGPVLEKTLGWTGLFAEPNFGVGMFTAAVILAIMIFPVISSISRDVMRVVPPSQREAALALGATRWEMIRISVLRNSRIGIVGSVILGLGRALGETMAVTMVIGNHPDMAKNLLAPGYTLASVIANEFTEATGDLYLSALIEIGLALFLVTIVVNAIARLLVWAVTRNNAAGAH, via the coding sequence ATGAGTGAATCCAATTCCATCCCGATGCGGCAGACGGTGATTTCGTCCGAGCTGAGGAACGCGCCTGACGGCGACGGTCCGAAGGCGGTGACAGCCCCTGCCGAACCCTCCGCGATCCGCCAGTTTCTGCAAAACAAGAGTGCGGGCAAGCTGCCAGATGGTGCGTTCAGCTGGCTGATGCTGGTGTGCGCGTTGAGCATCTTCGTGATCGTGCTGCTGATTGTGTTTGTCCTGATCAGGGACTCGCGGCTCTCGATCCATGCGTTTGGCTGGAAGTTTTTTACGGGCACGGTGTGGGACCCGGTCTCGGGCGATTTTGGGGCGCTGCCGTTTATCTATGGCACGGTGGTGTCGTCGCTGCTGGCGATTGCGATGGCCGTGCCGCTGGCGCTGCTGGTGGCGATCTTTGTGCTGGAGATCTGCCCGAACTTTCTGCGTGGGCCGATCTCGTTTTTGACGGAGCTGTTGGCGGCGATCCCAAGCGTGGTATACGGCCTGTGGGGGGTGTTCGTGCTGGTGCCGCTCATCCGCGACCAGGTGGGACCGGTGCTGGAGAAGACGCTGGGGTGGACAGGGCTATTTGCTGAGCCGAACTTCGGCGTGGGCATGTTTACGGCCGCGGTGATCCTGGCGATCATGATCTTTCCGGTGATTTCGTCGATCAGCCGCGATGTAATGCGGGTGGTGCCGCCGAGCCAGCGTGAGGCGGCGCTGGCGCTGGGCGCGACGCGGTGGGAGATGATCCGGATCAGCGTTCTGCGGAACTCGCGGATCGGGATTGTAGGTTCGGTGATCCTGGGGCTGGGCCGTGCGCTGGGCGAGACGATGGCGGTGACGATGGTGATCGGCAACCACCCGGACATGGCGAAGAACCTACTGGCGCCGGGGTATACGCTGGCCAGCGTGATTGCGAATGAGTTCACCGAGGCGACGGGCGACCTGTATTTGAGCGCGCTGATCGAGATTGGGCTGGCGCTGTTCCTGGTGACGATTGTGGTGAATGCGATTGCGCGGCTGCTGGTGTGGGCAGTGACTCGCAACAATGCGGCGGGGGCACACTAA
- a CDS encoding ATP-binding protein, with protein MGSFLKRSLFLALLWRSAAAVAAVGVAVLLLPKPWMVVVAGLVAAVAVATETTYSITTALEELEPMVLASQELRTLPEPPYRQMEGIVDALNVSSAEAARQMASSAESRRKLEALLDSMQDAVTSVDAAGRIVWANRQMQRLMTESSGSVRAGHSLVQTIRAPEVLKCVQLALEQGKYAEERSVSLPIGRVFAVSASPMPEGGAVVVMQDRTRIEQVERTQREFVANVSHELRTPLTSISGYVEMLLEDERTADTFTPQVREFLEAIQKSARRMGRLTDDLLAMARVDSGEQKLRPKPVKVTTLIDETAVAVAGLVKEKGGDLGIGEHPETTVVADLDALVQVMSNLVENALNYGRRPTALQSGDRGPDEAAVVLSAREVTIEDGRAMVEFCVEDFGQGIPSEHLGRLFERFYRVDKARSRESGGTGLGLAIAKHIVESHRGRMWVESELGVGSRFFFTLPVAE; from the coding sequence ATGGGCTCCTTTTTAAAACGCAGCTTGTTCCTGGCGTTGCTGTGGCGCTCGGCGGCGGCCGTGGCCGCAGTGGGCGTTGCGGTGCTGCTGCTGCCGAAGCCATGGATGGTGGTGGTGGCCGGGTTGGTGGCCGCGGTGGCGGTGGCGACGGAGACGACGTACTCGATTACGACGGCGCTGGAGGAGCTTGAGCCGATGGTGTTGGCGTCGCAGGAATTAAGGACGCTGCCGGAGCCGCCGTATCGACAGATGGAGGGGATCGTCGATGCGCTGAATGTGAGCAGCGCGGAAGCGGCGCGGCAGATGGCGTCGAGCGCGGAGAGCCGGCGGAAGCTGGAGGCGCTGCTGGACTCGATGCAGGACGCGGTGACGAGCGTGGACGCGGCGGGGCGGATTGTGTGGGCGAACCGGCAGATGCAGCGGCTGATGACAGAGTCGTCGGGGTCGGTGCGGGCAGGGCACTCGCTGGTGCAGACGATACGGGCGCCGGAGGTGCTGAAGTGCGTGCAGCTGGCGCTGGAGCAGGGCAAGTATGCGGAGGAGCGGTCGGTGTCGCTGCCGATTGGACGGGTGTTTGCGGTGAGCGCGAGTCCGATGCCGGAGGGCGGCGCGGTGGTGGTGATGCAGGACCGCACGCGGATTGAGCAGGTGGAACGGACGCAGCGGGAGTTTGTGGCGAATGTGAGCCATGAGCTGCGGACGCCGCTGACGTCGATCTCGGGGTATGTGGAGATGCTGCTGGAGGACGAGCGGACGGCAGACACGTTTACGCCGCAGGTTCGGGAGTTTCTGGAGGCGATCCAGAAGAGTGCGAGGCGGATGGGGCGGCTGACGGACGACCTGCTGGCGATGGCGCGGGTGGACTCCGGCGAGCAGAAGCTGAGGCCGAAGCCGGTGAAGGTGACGACGCTGATCGACGAGACGGCGGTGGCGGTGGCCGGGCTGGTGAAGGAAAAGGGTGGAGACCTGGGGATCGGGGAGCATCCGGAGACGACGGTTGTGGCGGACCTGGACGCGCTTGTACAGGTGATGAGCAACCTGGTGGAGAATGCGTTGAACTACGGGCGGCGGCCGACGGCGTTGCAGAGCGGCGACCGCGGGCCGGATGAGGCGGCGGTGGTGTTGAGCGCTCGTGAGGTGACGATCGAGGACGGGCGGGCGATGGTGGAGTTCTGCGTAGAAGACTTTGGGCAGGGGATTCCGTCCGAGCATTTGGGGCGGCTGTTCGAACGGTTCTACCGGGTGGACAAGGCACGGAGCCGGGAGTCGGGTGGGACGGGGCTGGGGCTGGCGATTGCGAAGCATATTGTGGAGTCGCACAGAGGACGGATGTGGGTGGAGAGTGAGCTGGGTGTGGGGAGCCGGTTCTTCTTTACGCTGCCTGTGGCCGAGTAA
- a CDS encoding response regulator transcription factor, producing MTQAIYVLEDDADIRRLVQYQLEGAGYTVRAYPQLSTIVQDAERQRPALFLLDIMFPGGDGLDLCRRLRQNPTLASVPIIFLTARAAENDRVTGLELGADDYITKPFAMRELLARVKAVLRRFERPETPSTSAVLSIEALEIDGNSMQLRVNGELVTTTATEFRLLDYLARHPGRVFSRDHLLDAVWGDARFVTPRSVDVYVRRIREKIETDPETPRYLKTMRGAGYRFDIPKGRAEGGEPAEVGAAEGAND from the coding sequence GTGACTCAGGCGATCTATGTCCTGGAAGACGATGCGGACATCCGGCGGCTGGTGCAGTATCAGCTGGAGGGTGCGGGGTATACGGTGCGGGCGTATCCGCAGCTGAGCACGATCGTGCAGGACGCGGAGCGGCAGCGGCCGGCGCTGTTTCTGCTGGACATTATGTTTCCTGGGGGCGACGGGCTGGACCTTTGCCGCCGGTTGCGGCAGAACCCGACCCTCGCCAGCGTGCCGATCATTTTTTTGACGGCGCGGGCGGCGGAGAACGACCGCGTGACTGGGCTGGAGCTGGGCGCGGACGACTATATTACGAAGCCGTTTGCGATGCGCGAGCTGCTGGCAAGGGTGAAGGCCGTGCTGCGGCGGTTCGAGCGGCCGGAGACGCCTTCGACCAGCGCGGTGCTGTCGATCGAGGCTCTGGAGATCGATGGGAACTCGATGCAACTGCGGGTGAACGGCGAGCTGGTGACGACGACAGCGACGGAGTTTCGGCTGCTGGATTATCTGGCACGGCACCCGGGACGCGTGTTCAGCCGGGACCATCTGCTGGATGCGGTGTGGGGCGATGCGCGGTTTGTGACGCCGCGCAGCGTGGATGTGTATGTGCGGAGAATCCGGGAGAAGATCGAGACGGACCCGGAGACGCCTCGCTACCTGAAGACGATGCGTGGGGCAGGATACCGGTTCGACATCCCGAAGGGGCGTGCCGAGGGCGGTGAGCCTGCCGAGGTGGGCGCGGCTGAAGGCGCGAACGATTAG
- the pstB gene encoding phosphate ABC transporter ATP-binding protein PstB — protein sequence MGVGIQVENLNAWYGSTQSLWDINLHIPANHATALIGPSGCGKSTFVRCLNRMHETNPIARAEGVVRMGDIDIYKDASPVEIRRRIGMVFQRPNPFPTMSIYDNVASGLKLNGFRKKRVLDEVVEKSLKNAALWDEVKDDLKKKSGSSLSGGQQQRLCIARALAVDPEVLLMDEPASALDPVSTAKIEDLIFKLKSQYTIVIVTHNMQQAARVAENTGFFLTGKLVEFAPTTKIFTNPSDKRTEDYITGRFG from the coding sequence GTGGGAGTCGGTATTCAAGTTGAGAACCTGAACGCGTGGTATGGTTCGACGCAGTCGTTGTGGGACATCAACCTGCACATTCCAGCGAACCATGCGACGGCGCTGATTGGGCCTTCGGGCTGCGGCAAGAGCACGTTCGTGCGCTGCCTGAACCGGATGCATGAGACGAACCCGATTGCGCGCGCCGAGGGCGTGGTGCGGATGGGCGACATCGACATCTACAAGGACGCGAGCCCGGTGGAGATCCGGCGGCGGATCGGGATGGTGTTTCAGCGGCCGAACCCGTTTCCGACGATGTCGATCTATGACAACGTGGCGAGCGGGCTGAAGCTGAACGGGTTTCGCAAGAAGCGCGTACTGGATGAGGTGGTGGAGAAGTCGCTGAAGAACGCGGCGCTATGGGACGAGGTGAAGGACGACCTGAAGAAGAAGTCGGGATCGAGCCTTTCCGGCGGCCAGCAGCAGCGGCTATGTATTGCACGTGCGCTGGCAGTCGACCCCGAGGTGCTGCTGATGGATGAACCAGCAAGTGCACTGGACCCGGTATCGACAGCGAAGATCGAAGACCTTATCTTCAAGCTGAAGAGCCAATACACGATTGTGATCGTGACGCACAATATGCAGCAGGCAGCGCGTGTGGCCGAGAATACCGGATTCTTTTTGACGGGCAAGCTGGTGGAGTTCGCGCCGACGACGAAGATTTTCACGAACCCCTCGGACAAGCGGACGGAAGATTACATCACAGGGAGGTTCGGATGA
- the pstA gene encoding phosphate ABC transporter permease PstA, protein MRRNAANHVVTGLAVIATIVVLAPLVAILGYLLYKGFSSLNWAFFTKMPVPVGEMGGGMANAIVGSGAILALASAMGIPLGIGAGVYLAEYGRGSWFSTAVQFTADVLNGVPSIVMGIAAYSLIVAKQHHFSGFAGGVALAIMMVPTITRTTEEMLTTVPQMVREAALGLGIPKWRTVISVSLRTAMPGIITGCMLAFARVAGETAPLLFTALGNQFWNTNLNQPIAALPLQIFTYAVSPYDEWHRLAWGGALVLIVMIMVSVTLVRVVTGRGTLKGGQH, encoded by the coding sequence ATGAGGCGCAACGCAGCCAACCACGTGGTGACGGGGTTGGCGGTGATCGCGACGATTGTGGTGCTGGCGCCGCTGGTGGCGATCCTGGGCTATCTGCTTTACAAGGGGTTCAGCTCGCTGAACTGGGCGTTCTTTACGAAGATGCCGGTGCCAGTGGGTGAGATGGGCGGCGGCATGGCGAACGCCATCGTGGGCTCGGGCGCGATTCTGGCGCTGGCGAGTGCAATGGGGATTCCGCTGGGGATTGGTGCGGGTGTGTACCTAGCTGAGTATGGGCGCGGGTCGTGGTTTTCGACGGCGGTGCAGTTTACGGCGGACGTGCTGAACGGCGTACCTTCGATTGTGATGGGCATTGCAGCTTACTCGCTGATCGTAGCGAAGCAGCACCACTTCTCAGGGTTTGCGGGCGGCGTGGCGCTGGCGATCATGATGGTGCCGACGATTACTCGCACGACCGAAGAGATGCTGACGACGGTGCCGCAGATGGTGCGCGAAGCGGCGCTGGGGCTGGGGATTCCGAAGTGGCGGACGGTGATTTCGGTGAGCCTGCGGACGGCGATGCCAGGCATTATTACAGGCTGCATGCTGGCGTTTGCGCGCGTGGCCGGTGAGACGGCCCCGCTGCTGTTTACTGCGCTGGGCAACCAGTTCTGGAACACGAACCTGAATCAGCCGATCGCGGCGCTGCCGCTGCAGATATTTACCTATGCGGTGAGCCCGTATGATGAGTGGCACAGGCTGGCGTGGGGTGGAGCTTTGGTGTTGATTGTGATGATTATGGTCTCTGTGACGCTGGTGCGAGTGGTTACCGGACGTGGGACGCTCAAGGGAGGGCAGCACTAG
- a CDS encoding amidohydrolase family protein, translated as MRSQLIASLLAASLFLSAHAQTPPQQPKLLVEDALLFTMAPAQRKPFLGYFTVATDGTILTIAAGTPPPQLNAHRVIDAHGHWIIPGFISAHSHLWQAPFRGLAADSTLTGWLTAVYNDSGNKARPEDLYWFTLDGALDHLQHGITAAYSFDYGGASVCHPSPDVAHTCDGYTFQAEMDSGIRFVHGYDDGQATAPGITPAYTAAQARLPLKAFLDYAQQASIKAGTRQYLSTMISGYAAFSNTENQAYLDKALMQEFHLANQSHYLEPPESAAEEQAKFHWFTDSGLLGPNLIFGHFIHTTPVIIAATGKAGAAMSWQPLSNGRLASGVPDIPAYLKAGIRVGMGVDGEASADLADPFENMRTGLYAIRDKYESATIMSPYDVLRLHTMGSADVLNVANKLGSLEPGKLADFLIIDPTSFGPVSDPYASLVFIASEPDLEGVFVGGTQLVSNGKLLNADIHRVDAEVALRVARIRATN; from the coding sequence ATGCGTTCCCAACTCATCGCGTCGCTCCTTGCTGCCTCTCTTTTTCTCAGCGCGCATGCACAGACACCTCCACAGCAGCCCAAACTCCTCGTCGAAGACGCCCTCCTCTTCACCATGGCGCCCGCACAGCGCAAGCCCTTCCTCGGCTACTTCACCGTCGCGACCGACGGCACCATCCTCACCATCGCCGCCGGCACGCCGCCACCGCAGCTCAACGCCCACCGCGTCATCGACGCTCACGGCCACTGGATCATCCCCGGCTTCATCTCCGCGCACTCCCACCTCTGGCAGGCCCCCTTCCGCGGTCTCGCCGCCGACAGCACACTCACCGGCTGGCTCACCGCCGTCTACAACGACAGCGGCAACAAAGCCCGCCCCGAAGACCTCTACTGGTTCACCCTCGACGGCGCCCTCGACCACCTCCAGCACGGCATCACCGCCGCCTACAGCTTCGACTACGGCGGCGCCAGCGTCTGCCATCCCTCGCCCGACGTCGCCCACACCTGCGACGGCTACACCTTCCAGGCCGAGATGGACTCCGGCATCCGCTTCGTCCACGGCTACGACGACGGCCAGGCCACCGCGCCCGGCATCACCCCCGCGTACACCGCCGCGCAGGCCCGCCTCCCCCTCAAAGCCTTCCTCGACTACGCGCAGCAGGCCTCCATCAAAGCAGGCACCCGGCAATACCTCTCCACCATGATCTCCGGCTACGCCGCCTTCTCCAACACCGAGAACCAGGCCTACCTCGACAAGGCCCTTATGCAGGAGTTCCACCTCGCCAACCAGTCCCACTACCTCGAACCGCCCGAATCCGCCGCCGAGGAGCAGGCCAAGTTCCATTGGTTCACCGACAGCGGTCTCCTCGGTCCCAATCTCATCTTCGGCCACTTCATCCACACCACGCCCGTCATCATCGCTGCAACCGGTAAAGCCGGTGCCGCCATGAGCTGGCAGCCTCTCTCCAACGGCCGCCTCGCCAGCGGTGTCCCCGACATCCCCGCTTACCTCAAGGCCGGCATCCGCGTCGGCATGGGCGTAGACGGCGAAGCCTCCGCCGACCTCGCCGACCCCTTCGAAAACATGCGCACCGGCCTCTACGCCATTCGCGACAAGTACGAGTCCGCCACCATCATGTCCCCGTATGACGTCCTCCGCCTGCACACCATGGGCAGCGCCGACGTCCTCAACGTCGCCAACAAGCTGGGCTCCCTCGAACCCGGCAAACTCGCCGACTTCCTCATCATTGACCCGACGAGCTTCGGCCCCGTCTCCGACCCCTACGCCTCACTCGTCTTCATCGCCTCCGAGCCCGACCTCGAAGGCGTCTTCGTTGGCGGCACGCAACTCGTCAGCAACGGAAAACTCCTCAACGCAGACATTCATCGGGTCGATGCTGAAGTCGCTCTCCGCGTAGCCCGCATCCGCGCTACGAATTAA
- the phoU gene encoding phosphate signaling complex protein PhoU produces MTRIRFQQSLDELKERLLVMAGLVEQAIQRATESYSSRDESLCELVLMSEPAINRMEREIDSLALDLLAMEQPMAVDLRFIIAVIRINADLERVGDQAVNIANRVQELGKQPNVELPVDIPKLANLSGAMVRKALQAFIEGDAEMAENVLKLDDQVDDMNRDAFKALGNLIKEKPELTPQALNALIISRNLERVGDHATNIAEDVIFWVKGADVRHHAEQDATA; encoded by the coding sequence ATGACGCGGATACGGTTTCAGCAGAGCTTGGACGAACTGAAGGAGCGGCTCCTGGTGATGGCGGGCCTGGTGGAGCAGGCGATCCAGCGTGCGACGGAGTCGTACTCGTCGCGCGATGAGAGCCTGTGCGAGCTGGTGCTGATGTCGGAGCCGGCGATCAACCGCATGGAGCGGGAGATCGACAGCCTGGCGCTGGACCTGCTGGCGATGGAGCAGCCGATGGCGGTGGACCTGCGGTTCATTATCGCGGTGATCCGCATCAATGCCGACCTGGAGCGCGTGGGCGACCAGGCGGTGAACATCGCCAACCGCGTGCAGGAGCTGGGCAAGCAGCCGAATGTGGAGCTGCCGGTGGACATTCCGAAGCTGGCGAACCTGTCAGGTGCGATGGTGCGCAAGGCGCTGCAGGCATTTATTGAAGGCGACGCCGAGATGGCGGAGAATGTGCTGAAGCTGGATGACCAGGTGGACGATATGAACCGCGATGCGTTCAAGGCGCTGGGCAACCTGATCAAGGAGAAGCCGGAGCTGACGCCGCAGGCGCTGAATGCGCTGATCATCTCGCGGAACCTGGAGCGGGTGGGCGACCATGCGACCAACATTGCGGAAGACGTGATCTTCTGGGTGAAGGGCGCGGATGTGCGGCACCACGCGGAGCAGGACGCGACGGCTTAG
- the pstS gene encoding phosphate ABC transporter substrate-binding protein PstS: MKTNILSAFLLSACVATAGVSVASAQHLTGAGASFPNPIYSKWFSEYSASHPGVQINYQSVGSGAGIRQVSEKTVDFGASDGPMTDAQLAASKVKLYHIPTVLGAVVPVYNVPGVKAPLKFAPEVIADIYLGKITKWNDPRLTKDNPGVSLPDHTILPVYRSDGSGTTYIFTDFLSKVSPDFASKIGKNTSVRWPLGIGQKGNEGVASMVRSSEYAFGYVELIYAKANNMQYGYVRNAAGKWLLASTEGVTAAAAGAAKNMPADYRVSITNAPGADAYPISSFTWLLIPVKSDDPAKGKVLKDFLTWMLDKGEAEASSMTYAPLPASVVKMERKTIATIQ, encoded by the coding sequence GTGAAGACAAATATCCTCTCAGCGTTTCTGCTGTCCGCCTGCGTGGCGACCGCGGGTGTGTCCGTGGCGAGCGCACAGCACCTGACCGGTGCGGGCGCGTCGTTCCCGAACCCGATCTACTCCAAGTGGTTCTCGGAGTACAGCGCGTCGCATCCCGGTGTACAGATCAACTACCAGTCGGTGGGTTCGGGCGCGGGCATTCGCCAGGTGTCGGAGAAGACGGTGGACTTCGGTGCGAGCGACGGCCCGATGACGGACGCGCAGCTGGCGGCGTCGAAGGTGAAGCTGTACCACATCCCGACCGTGCTGGGCGCGGTGGTGCCGGTGTACAACGTTCCTGGCGTGAAGGCGCCGCTGAAGTTCGCTCCTGAGGTGATCGCGGACATCTACCTGGGCAAGATCACGAAGTGGAACGATCCCCGCCTGACGAAGGACAACCCCGGCGTGAGCCTGCCGGACCACACGATCCTGCCGGTGTACCGTTCGGACGGGTCGGGCACGACGTACATCTTCACGGACTTCCTGTCGAAGGTGAGCCCGGACTTTGCTTCGAAGATCGGCAAGAACACGTCGGTGCGCTGGCCGCTGGGCATTGGCCAGAAGGGCAATGAAGGCGTTGCCAGCATGGTGCGCAGCAGTGAGTACGCGTTCGGCTACGTGGAACTGATCTATGCGAAGGCGAACAACATGCAGTATGGCTATGTACGCAACGCCGCGGGCAAGTGGCTGCTGGCTTCGACCGAAGGCGTGACAGCCGCGGCTGCGGGTGCGGCGAAGAACATGCCGGCCGACTATCGCGTGTCGATCACGAATGCTCCGGGCGCGGATGCGTACCCGATCTCGTCGTTCACATGGCTGCTGATCCCGGTGAAGTCGGATGATCCGGCGAAGGGAAAGGTGCTGAAGGACTTCCTGACCTGGATGCTGGATAAGGGTGAGGCTGAGGCGAGCAGCATGACGTATGCTCCGCTGCCAGCGTCGGTGGTCAAGATGGAGCGGAAGACGATCGCGACGATCCAGTAA